A window of Hymenobacter aerilatus contains these coding sequences:
- a CDS encoding metallophosphoesterase family protein: MKSIGLLSDTHGYLDERILHHLSTCDEIWHAGDFGNVAVADTLEAIATLRGVYGNIDGQDVRATEPLVQAFEIEGLRVLMTHIGGYPGRYTPAAKPLIAEYRPGLFISGHSHILKVMPDKRNHLLHLNPGAAGRHGFHTVRTMLRFQVNRGKVEQLQAIELGPRTERG, from the coding sequence GTGAAATCCATTGGCTTGCTTTCCGACACCCACGGCTACCTCGACGAGCGTATCCTGCATCATCTCAGCACCTGCGACGAAATCTGGCACGCCGGCGATTTTGGCAACGTAGCCGTGGCTGATACCCTGGAGGCCATAGCCACCCTGCGCGGCGTCTACGGCAACATCGACGGCCAGGACGTACGCGCCACCGAGCCGCTGGTGCAGGCCTTTGAAATCGAAGGACTGCGCGTATTGATGACCCACATCGGCGGCTACCCCGGCCGCTATACCCCCGCTGCCAAGCCGCTCATTGCCGAGTACCGCCCCGGCCTATTCATCAGTGGGCACTCGCACATTCTGAAAGTGATGCCTGATAAGCGCAATCATCTGCTGCACCTGAACCCCGGCGCGGCGGGCCGCCACGGCTTTCATACGGTGCGCACCATGCTACGCTTTCAAGTCAACCGGGGCAAGGTAGAGCAGTTGCAAGCTATTGAGTTGGGGCCACGCACTGAGCGGGGATAG